In uncultured Bacteroides sp., the DNA window GATTATAGCCCCAACTATCATTCCCGTCGAACTCCTGCACAGGCATTAGTTCAATGGCATTCACTCCCATTGATTTGATATAATTCAATTTAGCCATTGCTCCGTTTATGTCTCCGGAAGAAGTAAAATCGCGCAACAGCATTTCATAAATAACCAAATTCGTTTTATCCTGAATCTTAAAGTTTGTATGCTGCCAGCTATAAGCATCCGGCTGAATCTGAAAGACAGAAGCTATTCCGACCGCTTTGCCCGTAGGATACGTTTTATTATCAGGATACGTAGAAGAAGCGATAGATGAATCATTGTCCGGATCGAGCACCTTCCTGCTATAGGCATCGGCCAGACGCATTGCTCCATCGGCAGCAGTACCCACATAATACTGGAAAGCATATTCCTTAGTAGCCGTCAACCCCGATATGGTTATCCACCAACAACCTGCCGCATCATCCCGATACATTTGGGATTTTTCATCATTCGTCAGCGTCCAGTCGTTAAAGTCGCCCACCACATACGCATAGTCCTTGTGATTACCACTCTTATCCTTGTCATAAAGCACCAGAGTAACAGTAGAACTGTTTACCACATTAATACCTTCTTCCACTCCGGAGGGGAGCGTAGCATTTTTTATTGCCGCAGGAACAAAAGCCGCATACTTAGAATCCGTAACAGTAACAAAAGAATCATCCGTCAGTCCCTTTAGGGTTCCGTCGGAACTACGAATAACAATTCCAAGTTTCTGAATGGATGTTTCGCCCGAGCCAAACCAGCTTCGGATGGAAGGAGAGAGCGTAATGCTCCATACATTGCTATCCCCTTTCGTCATTTTGCATTTGGGCAAATTCTCACTCCACTCTGCAGGAACATACATCCAATTGCCATCTACAATTACCCCCGCATGAATATAAACATCGCCCGTATAATTGTACAAAGCAGAAGAACCGGTTGCTTTAAAAGTAATAGTCAGCTCTTTGTCAGCATCCGGTGTTTCAAGAGAATAGTTCAACCCATCTTTAAGCACCACAGGGGGTGTAACAGGAGTATCAATCGGATTATCTCCACTACAATTCGTAAAAAGGACTATCGTAATGAGAGAAAACAGGTAAAAGCTTATCTTTTTCATCTTTTAGAGTAAAAAAGCAGGGCCGCAAATGAAATATCTCAGTTGGGGCCCTGCATAGTTATATCAATTAAAATCTATTATTAGTCCTCACCATTACCATTCATTCTAAACAGGCTGTTTTACTACAGTACAACTATAAACAGCCGGACTTCCTAACTTCAACGTAATGATATAAGTACCATCTTCGGCAGCAGTCATGTTATCTCCACCATAAGTAAGGTTATTGGCATCACCGCCCAAATTTATGTCCCATCCATCATTAGCACGGAATTTGAATGATTTGCCTCCGATCAAAGTAGTGGTGACTGTCCATTCTCCGGTGGCAACATTTAGTGTCATCGGAGTAGAAGCATCCCATCCGCCTTCCGTTGCATCTCCAATGACTCCCCATACTGTTTTTGTTGCCGTATAGGTAAGCGGAGTAGAAGACAAATCGGCAGTTAAACGGTAAAATCCGGCTTCACTGACTTTCATGTTTCCTGCAGTGGCATCAGTAGTAAGTGTTCCGTCGCCACCATTGCCATAGCTTATCGCATCCCAGTTGGGTTGAGAAGTAAATTTATACTCTTGATCGGCAGCAGTAAAGTTAACATACCCGTCATATTTCAAATCATAGTTCTGACAATAAATGGTAGGAGCCGTAGCAGGGTCCCATCCCTGTGCACCCGGCACATAAAGTTGAAGGGCCATATCACCAATATACTCTATTGTATAAGTGTACTCTAACATGTTCAGCGTAAACTTCACATAACCGGCTTCAGTATCAATTTTTCCTGCTTTTGGATCAGTAGTAGTCAGTGTCCCTGACAATGAAGTATCACCATCAACAACCGTTCCCAATGCCCCACTTGCCCATATATCGCCACCATCGACATTAGACTGTGGAATAATCTTCCAATAGCAACCGGCCGGAACTTTCACTACCGCAGTGAAATACGGATCATCATACACATCTTTATCGCTATGAGTGAATTTAACAAGCTGTGCCGCATCCCAGCCGTTCATATCGCCAACCAGGTAATAAGCAGTTTCTATTACAGGCGCAATAGGAGCCACTTTAAGATCCATGACATTCGAGGCTATGTACAATGCCTGTCCATCAACATCGGTCACATAAGCCACAGCCCGTGCCTTCAAATCACGCAATTCGGGACGACGACCATACAAGGTGATAACAGCCTGACTCAATGCCTCTCTGGCAACGCCATTTGATGCATTCAACGTTATTTCTTGCTTATCGGTAAACTTATCTGTTTCTGATAATTGTATAGCGTATCTTGCTGTAGCTCCATCCACATAGTTCGGAGTCGAAGTGAATGTTGCCAGAGCAATGGTATCGTCAGTTACTTCATTCAAGTTAATAGATGCATTAGTCGGAGCCACAACAAAGTTTGCATCTTGTGTAGGCCCTTCTTCATAACTTTGAGGTGCAACTACATCTTTATTAAAATCCTCGTCACAAGCAGACAGAATGCCTGCTGTTACGAAAAGCATTAAAATATATAATGATAAATTTTTCATTTCAATATTGTTTTAAAGGTATCTATTTTTCTATTCCGCTTCAAAGAATCCGTAGAATCCTTCTACATCATTGAAGACAATGTTATATGTACCAGCCTTAACCGGAATATTAGCACCACCTGCTATGCCGATAGCGTATGGAAAAACAGTACCACCCCAACTAACATCCCATGCAGCATTTGCGCGGAACTTTACTTCCGTATCTTCAGCAAACGTTTGTTGAGTATACCAAGAATGAGGAGTGCGACCACCAAGGTTAGTCATTTGAACGCCGGTATCCCAATCTCCACCTACTCCCATCAATTGAATGCTTGCGTATGAAGTTGGTTCTGCCGCCAGTTTCTCAAACTTAAGAGTTCCGGCACCAGTCTCATCTACTGTTACCTGATACCAACCCGTTTCAGATACGCCCAAATGTCCCGGATTACCGGATTCATTGTGTAAATGAACACATTTGCCCTCTTCGTAGCCGGGTATGTCTCCATCTTCACCATATCCCCATTGTTCTCCCCAACCAATTGCATCATCAACCTGTCCAATCAGTTTGAAGCCGGTATTAGCTACTGTAGCCTTTTCCAGATACATGGTAATGGTAAATTGCCCTTCACCGGTTATTTTATCATACTGGTAATCAGGAACCATGCTTAATGGTACTAAAGAAGTTCCTATATTTTTCCATTCATTGCCCCAACTGCTGTCTCCAATGCCATTTCCTATTAAGAAATAGAAAAGAGGAGCATGATCCTTTAATTCAATATAATAAGGAATCACTTTGATGGATACAACATTCGAATAAACGGGATCCAGGCCATCGGCAACGGTTGCCATTAAACGAACATGCACATCGATAACACTATCGGCAATACATTGAGAAGCTGTTGACCAACCGGCCAGTTTTACAATAGCCTTATCCAGTTCTATTGCATTTGCCGCTATTTTAGCAGACGTGGAAACACTTCCTAATGTTTGATAAACGGGATTCTCTGTTACTTCCGAGAAATCATTGGTCAAAGAAACCTGTACCGCATAAGTTGTCGCAGCCGTAAATCCATAGTCGGGCTGGGTTGTGGTAAACACAACAGAAGTAGCTTCTTCCAGATTCTGAGGAACCGCAGCATACGCCGGAGTATTCAAGACAAAGGAATCAGGTTGTTGATATGCGGGATTACTGTCTCTATCAGAATCGCAACCGCTAAAGAGTGCTATTGCCATCAAGAGAGAGAAATATATATTTATCTTTTTCATATTCATATCTTTTTTATATTGACAAAAGAGTGTGTATTAATAGCCCGGATTCTGTACCAGATTAGCATTTGCGCTTAAATCGGCAGAAGGTATCGGGTAGAGATTATAAGTAGAAGCAACTCCGTTGCCGGCTTGCACGCCACCTTTCCATTGCCAAACATAACTACTGGAAGTAAAGTAACCAAAACGGATAAGGTCCGTGCGACGTTGTCCTTCAAAATAGAATTCACGCGCTTTTTCATCAAGTACCTGATCGGCAGATGTCAACGATTGCAAATTAACCAAACCCGCTCTGTGGCGAACTTCATTGATAGCATCCAAAGCTGTCATAGCCTGGGCCGTTCCTCCGCGTACCACCGCTTCGGCATAAGTTAAATAGGCCTCAGCCGCACGTAACAAAGGAAAATCAGTATCAACATATTCCACATCGTGAACGGCTCCGCCATCGGCACGAATATTGGAGAACTTAGTAACAGAATAACCTTCTTTGAAAGTTTGTGTGTTGCTTATGTCCTTGGTACGATCGGTTGAAAAGAATAAATATCGGGCATCATTGGTCGTTGTAAATTTATCAACCAAATTCGGACGTGCTCTGTTTCCTCCCCAACCTGCAGTAGAACCCCAGCCGGGCATATCGGCGGTATGAGTGGAAGCAATAATAAACTGCATGTTCGAATAAGATTTAGTGTCTACCCCATCGGTTAGTATAGGCAGAATTATTTCATCTGTAGCCTTATTAACAGTAGACGGACTTCCGTAAGGATCATTTGCTCCGCTGTTATCGGCCATGAACAGTTGTTCATAATCCGGACAGAGAGTATATCCCGAAGTTATTACCTTGTATGAATATTCCGCTGCATCACTCCAATGAGCCGTTCCGGTATATACTTCCGCATTTAAGTACAAGCGAGAAAGCAATAACCAGGCAGCAGCTTTATCGGCACGACCGTAGGGTGCTGTTTGAGGATCATACATATCTGTAACACATTCTTGCAGTTCCGTTTCCAGAAAAGCGAATAAATCGGCACGTTTAATTTGTTGAGGAGCTTCCGTAGATACCGTTGTGGTAAAAGAAGGATTGCCAAACAAATCCATCAGATAATAATAATAAAGCGCACGTATAAAACGAGTTTCGGCCCGTTGTTTCAACGACGCATCATCGGTTTCATCCGTGGTTAGTTCCAGAAAACGATTACAGAGTGTAACGCCAATCATTAGTTTCTGGTAAAAGCCTGAGATAAAAGCTGTAGAAGAATTCCAAGTGATAAAATTCAGCTCGGGAATACCTGTATCGCCCCATGCACAAACAGCTTCGTCGGTGGGCATTTCCTGAAAGTTCCACATCTGACGAAGAAATCCATAAGTACCTTCATCCAAACCGGAGATGTCACTGTTACCGGCAGGTCCTTGCTGTCCGGTCAACGAAAGTGAGGCGTAAATTTTAGTAAATACAGCCTCCTGATTAAATGCCGTAACAGAATTCGGATCAATCGGAGTTACATCCAAATCATTGACACATGATCCCAGACTCAGACAAAGTGATATTGTCAGAAGCGGGAATATTGATTTGATATATTTAAGATTCATATAATAAAAGGTTTTAAAAGATTAAAAATTAAGGCTCAAACCAACCAGAGTCGTAACAGGACGAGGATAAAGATTGCGATCGATACCACCCGACATTTCAGGATCAAGTCCTTTATAGTTTGTAATCACAAACGGATTTTGAACGGTTGCATAAGTGCGACCATTGAGCACACCAAATAGTTTCTTGAATGAATACCCCAGCGTTATATTATCACAACGTAAGAAGGATGCATTCTGCACATAATAATCAGAGAGGAACCACGTGCCTTTACCTTCAAAGTTAGTATCTAAAGCACTCTTCGGCCGATTAATCAAAAACTCTGAAGTGGTATAGATAGATGAAGTTCCGAGAGAAGACAGATTAGATGCCACATCATTATAAACGTAGTTATTGAGGCTGGCGCGTAGGGTGAAACTAAAATCCCAATCTTTCCAGATTACTTTTGAAGAAAGTCCCATCGTTACATCCGGAGCCGCTTTCTTATAAATGTATAAGTCATTTGCATTTACTACGCCATCGCCATTACGATCGACAAATGTATTTTCAATCGGCTTGCCGTTATTATCATAAACCTGTTGGTATACATAGAACGAATTAGCTGCATAGTCTACTGCATTTGCCATTACATAAGCTCCTGTGCCATAGCTAATGGTACTTCCCGTAGCTACTGCATCATCACTGGAATCGCCTGTAGTTAATTTTGTAATTTTGTTCTTATTCCAGGTAACGTTGTAGTTTACTTCCCAACTTAAATCTTTCTGCTCTATGATGCGACCGGTAAGAGCAAACTCTACCCCTTTATTCTCTAAAGAACCGATATTGGAGTACAAACGATTCACAAAGTTCGTTCCGGCCGGAACATCTATTTTATTAAGCAAATCTGTAGTTTTACGATAATATCCATCCAGCGATCCGGAGATTCGTCCATTAAGGAAACCAAAGTCTAAACCAACATTATAAGTAGCTGTCTTTTCCCATTTCAGGTTTTCGTTCACACCATCAGGACGATAAGTGATGCCAGTACCTCCACCTAGCGGATAGTAAGCACCATCCGTATTTATTATGTATTTGGGAATATAGGAATAATCGCCTTGCTGAATATCTTGTTGTCCGGTAATACCCCAACCTAAACGAAGTTTTAAATTGCTGATAGCTCTTACATCTTTCAGAAATGCTTCTTCATTTATTTTCCAGCCTAAAGCAGCCGAAGGGAAAAGTCCCCAGCGATTATTGCTGCTAAACCGTGAAGTTCCGTCATCACGAAGAGTAAACGTGAACAAGTACCTATCGAGCAAGGAATAATTGGCACGCCCAAAGAATGAAACTAAATAGCTTTCAGTTTTGCTAACGCTACTGGTGGGATTATAATCATCTACCAGACCTACATAATTAGAATGTCCGCTACGATAAAAATGTTGCCATTCGTAACCTGCCATTACATCAAAATGATGCACACCCAGATCTTTTGCGTATTGAAGATAGAAGTTCAATGATTTGTTGTATTTAAACTGAGAGTCCGTACCTGTGCGACCATGATGCGACTCGGCAGCAAATTCGATCGGTTCGTATAAATCCTGATGACCTTTGGAAATGTTCATACCCAAATTAAGGTGAGCCTTTAAGTCGGGGATAGAAAAGAATTTATAATCAAACTCGGCATTACCGATGAAGTCTTTTGCATTTGAAGTGTCATGCTTCAATTCTAATAAAGCTACCGGGTTGTTTGTCGCCAAATTGTTCCAGACACCATCCTTACCCGTCCACTGAAAATATCCTCCGTAGTAATTCTCATCGGAAGGAACGATAGGACTCGGGGTTCCGTATACAGACTGAGTAGGATCGAACATTACAGCAGCACCAACTGCGTCGGTATCGGCAAAACGGTTGTTGGCAATCATCCCTTTTGCATTCAGATTCATCTTGAGGTGCCCGTCAAAGAAAGTCGGACTCAAATTAACAGAACCTGTGTAGCGTTCAAAGTTAGAGGTTTTAAGAATACCATTCTGGTTTGTATAACCAACGGTTACACGATAAGGAAGATTCTTAAACCCGCCGGAAACAGTTAAGTTATGATCCGTACTAATGGCAGAACGATAGATTTCATTTTGCCAATCGGTATCGGCTGTTCCCAGTGCATTTACAGCATCGCTGCCCTCTCCGTATTTTTGGGCAACCAGTGCGCTAAATTCAGAAGCATTGAGTACATCGACCGTATTTCTCTTCACACCCATAGACACATTACCATCATAAGAAATGCTTGGGCGAGAACCAGCCGTACCTTTCTTCGTAGTAATGATAATAACGCCATTAGATGCGCGAGAACCATAAATTGCAGTAGCAGAGGCATCTTTCAGGATGGTAAAGCTTTCGATGTCATTGGGATTAATAGTACTTAACTGGTTTGACATACCTTTAATACCATCATTATCCAACGCCATACCATCAACCACGATCAACGGGTCATTGCTTGCCGAGAGAGAAGAGCCTCCACGTACGCGAATTGTAGCCCCCTGGCCGGGTGTACCTCCGTTAGAAGTAACATTTACACCGGCAATTTTACCGGTCATCATGTCCTGAGCATTGGTCGTCATACCGCGATTTAACTTATCAGGTTTTATAGCGGTAACAGATCCTGTAGCATCACTCTTTTTAACCGTACCATATCCGATAACTACAGCTTCCTGAAGCAATACTGCATCATCCTGAAGAGTTACAGTCATATTCCTGGTAGCCGGTACTTCCACTGATTTATAACCTACAAAAGAAATAACGATAGTGGAATTTTGAGGAACCTGGAGAGAGAAGTTACCATCCAAATCAGTAATTGTTCCGTTCGTGGTACCTTTTACAATGATGTTGGCACCAATCACCGGTTCGCCCGTTGCATCTTTCACATGCCCCATTACAGAAACTTGCTGTGCAAATGCGCCCATTGACAAGAACAGCCCTAACAACAGGGGAAGAATCGTTCGACAGATTCTAAGATTTACTTGCTTCATGCATTTTAATATTAAAGTTAACAATATTATGAATATAGAATTTACAGATTATAACCGGGAGCAAAACT includes these proteins:
- a CDS encoding SusF/SusE family outer membrane protein, translated to MKNLSLYILMLFVTAGILSACDEDFNKDVVAPQSYEEGPTQDANFVVAPTNASINLNEVTDDTIALATFTSTPNYVDGATARYAIQLSETDKFTDKQEITLNASNGVAREALSQAVITLYGRRPELRDLKARAVAYVTDVDGQALYIASNVMDLKVAPIAPVIETAYYLVGDMNGWDAAQLVKFTHSDKDVYDDPYFTAVVKVPAGCYWKIIPQSNVDGGDIWASGALGTVVDGDTSLSGTLTTTDPKAGKIDTEAGYVKFTLNMLEYTYTIEYIGDMALQLYVPGAQGWDPATAPTIYCQNYDLKYDGYVNFTAADQEYKFTSQPNWDAISYGNGGDGTLTTDATAGNMKVSEAGFYRLTADLSSTPLTYTATKTVWGVIGDATEGGWDASTPMTLNVATGEWTVTTTLIGGKSFKFRANDGWDINLGGDANNLTYGGDNMTAAEDGTYIITLKLGSPAVYSCTVVKQPV
- a CDS encoding SusE domain-containing protein, translated to MKKINIYFSLLMAIALFSGCDSDRDSNPAYQQPDSFVLNTPAYAAVPQNLEEATSVVFTTTQPDYGFTAATTYAVQVSLTNDFSEVTENPVYQTLGSVSTSAKIAANAIELDKAIVKLAGWSTASQCIADSVIDVHVRLMATVADGLDPVYSNVVSIKVIPYYIELKDHAPLFYFLIGNGIGDSSWGNEWKNIGTSLVPLSMVPDYQYDKITGEGQFTITMYLEKATVANTGFKLIGQVDDAIGWGEQWGYGEDGDIPGYEEGKCVHLHNESGNPGHLGVSETGWYQVTVDETGAGTLKFEKLAAEPTSYASIQLMGVGGDWDTGVQMTNLGGRTPHSWYTQQTFAEDTEVKFRANAAWDVSWGGTVFPYAIGIAGGANIPVKAGTYNIVFNDVEGFYGFFEAE
- a CDS encoding RagB/SusD family nutrient uptake outer membrane protein; this encodes MNLKYIKSIFPLLTISLCLSLGSCVNDLDVTPIDPNSVTAFNQEAVFTKIYASLSLTGQQGPAGNSDISGLDEGTYGFLRQMWNFQEMPTDEAVCAWGDTGIPELNFITWNSSTAFISGFYQKLMIGVTLCNRFLELTTDETDDASLKQRAETRFIRALYYYYLMDLFGNPSFTTTVSTEAPQQIKRADLFAFLETELQECVTDMYDPQTAPYGRADKAAAWLLLSRLYLNAEVYTGTAHWSDAAEYSYKVITSGYTLCPDYEQLFMADNSGANDPYGSPSTVNKATDEIILPILTDGVDTKSYSNMQFIIASTHTADMPGWGSTAGWGGNRARPNLVDKFTTTNDARYLFFSTDRTKDISNTQTFKEGYSVTKFSNIRADGGAVHDVEYVDTDFPLLRAAEAYLTYAEAVVRGGTAQAMTALDAINEVRHRAGLVNLQSLTSADQVLDEKAREFYFEGQRRTDLIRFGYFTSSSYVWQWKGGVQAGNGVASTYNLYPIPSADLSANANLVQNPGY
- a CDS encoding TonB-dependent receptor, producing MKQVNLRICRTILPLLLGLFLSMGAFAQQVSVMGHVKDATGEPVIGANIIVKGTTNGTITDLDGNFSLQVPQNSTIVISFVGYKSVEVPATRNMTVTLQDDAVLLQEAVVIGYGTVKKSDATGSVTAIKPDKLNRGMTTNAQDMMTGKIAGVNVTSNGGTPGQGATIRVRGGSSLSASNDPLIVVDGMALDNDGIKGMSNQLSTINPNDIESFTILKDASATAIYGSRASNGVIIITTKKGTAGSRPSISYDGNVSMGVKRNTVDVLNASEFSALVAQKYGEGSDAVNALGTADTDWQNEIYRSAISTDHNLTVSGGFKNLPYRVTVGYTNQNGILKTSNFERYTGSVNLSPTFFDGHLKMNLNAKGMIANNRFADTDAVGAAVMFDPTQSVYGTPSPIVPSDENYYGGYFQWTGKDGVWNNLATNNPVALLELKHDTSNAKDFIGNAEFDYKFFSIPDLKAHLNLGMNISKGHQDLYEPIEFAAESHHGRTGTDSQFKYNKSLNFYLQYAKDLGVHHFDVMAGYEWQHFYRSGHSNYVGLVDDYNPTSSVSKTESYLVSFFGRANYSLLDRYLFTFTLRDDGTSRFSSNNRWGLFPSAALGWKINEEAFLKDVRAISNLKLRLGWGITGQQDIQQGDYSYIPKYIINTDGAYYPLGGGTGITYRPDGVNENLKWEKTATYNVGLDFGFLNGRISGSLDGYYRKTTDLLNKIDVPAGTNFVNRLYSNIGSLENKGVEFALTGRIIEQKDLSWEVNYNVTWNKNKITKLTTGDSSDDAVATGSTISYGTGAYVMANAVDYAANSFYVYQQVYDNNGKPIENTFVDRNGDGVVNANDLYIYKKAAPDVTMGLSSKVIWKDWDFSFTLRASLNNYVYNDVASNLSSLGTSSIYTTSEFLINRPKSALDTNFEGKGTWFLSDYYVQNASFLRCDNITLGYSFKKLFGVLNGRTYATVQNPFVITNYKGLDPEMSGGIDRNLYPRPVTTLVGLSLNF